In Musa acuminata AAA Group cultivar baxijiao chromosome BXJ2-3, Cavendish_Baxijiao_AAA, whole genome shotgun sequence, the following proteins share a genomic window:
- the LOC135607028 gene encoding uncharacterized protein LOC135607028: MASLFSSTTIVILLLFLNVSLTISASTTTTSSPSKSPKTQPLGEKSIIDTGEKGGKVQNPTALKKKPILATKNQTKLLKPKKANSTTAAAAAAAGSKTSNSTIKIKLGKSLNATLKASNSTKLLKTIKPIKSNSTKSSKDHLKSPYSTSNSTKPSKKSAFDPPIAKNKTTSTSKATKPQQPTKPPPSKNPTKPKAKPEESTTWMEGDDDVDDTDLISDFRDLPSRLLPDLERLSTTSKAYISAANRGIAEGVKPYVGKSFAPKVAAVLSSIFLALPLLLLTLLFRRFRDYLSLHRLLLFIQAYLAIYFATLAVTALATGLEPLRFFYTTSPASYTWTQAAQTLGYLLYLVLQLVDLVSVFSGGKDAGGSGASARALALAQMVIGLAVGMHYYAAVFHRAVSGEAPRANWRVHGVYAACFLVICACARAERRKKAYYEGGEDGKKS, encoded by the coding sequence ATGgcttctctcttctcttccacCACCATTGTGATCCTGCTGCTCTTCCTCAATGTTAGCCTCACCATTTCAgcgtccaccaccaccaccagctctCCTTCAAAGTCACCGAAGACTCAACCTTTGGGCGAAAAATCCATCATTGACACCGGAGAAAAGGGGGGAAAGGTTCAGAATCCCACTGCACTCAAGAAAAAGCCAATCTTGGCAACCAAAAACCAGACCAAACTCTTGAAGCCCAAGAAAGCTAACTCCACCacagctgctgccgccgccgccgctggatCGAAAACCAGCAACAGCACCATCAAGATTAAGCTGGGTAAAAGCCTCAATGCTACCCTGAAAGCTTCAAATTCCACCAAGCTTCTCAAAACCATCAAGCCTATCAAGTCCAACTCCACCAAATCCTCCAAAGACCATCTCAAATCTCCCTATTCTACATCCAATTCGACCAAGCCCTCCAAAAAATCTGCTTTTGATCCGCCCATTGCCAAGAACAAGACCACATCCACTTCCAAAGCGACGAAGCCGCAGCAACCCACCAAGCCACCCCCGTCGAAGAACCCTACCAAGCCCAAGGCGAAGCCGGAGGAATCGACAACCTGGATGGAGGGCGATGACGACGTCGACGACACAGATCTCATTTCCGATTTCCGGGATCTCCCTTCCCGCCTGCTCCCGGACCTCGAGCGCCTCTCCACCACCTCCAAGGCCTACATCTCCGCCGCCAACCGCGGCATAGCCGAAGGCGTCAAGCCTTACGTGGGCAAGAGCTTCGCCCCCAAAGTTGCCGCCGTGCTCTCCTCGATCTTCCTCGCGCTCCCCCTGCTCCTGCTCACCCTCCTCTTCCGCCGCTTCCGGGACTACCTCTCCCTCCACCGCCTCCTTCTCTTCATCCAGGCCTACCTCGCCATCTACTTCGCCACCCTCGCCGTGACCGCCCTGGCGACAGGGCTGGAGCCCCTGCGGTTCTTCTACACCACCTCACCAGCTTCCTACACCTGGACGCAGGCAGCGCAGACGTTGGGCTACCTGCTGTACCTGGTGCTGCAGCTGGTCGACCTAGTGTCGGTGTTCTCCGGGGGCAAGGACGCCGGCGGGAGCGGCGCATCGGCGCGAGCGCTCGCCCTGGCGCAAATGGTGATCGGCCTGGCGGTGGGGATGCACTACTACGCGGCCGTGTTCCACCGGGCGGTGAGCGGGGAGGCGCCGCGGGCGAACTGGCGCGTGCACGGCGTCTACGCCGCGTGTTTCCTCGTGATTTGCGCGTGCGCGCGTGCGGAGAGGCGGAAGAAGGCCTACTACGAAGGGGGAGAAGATGGGAAGAAAAGCTAA
- the LOC135607027 gene encoding uncharacterized protein LOC135607027, translated as MDKIPPDCPYPGCFFCVMKEGNPSKRRTSILKFFRELPSQDDDGQVLPISGLWNTAMAHPNDPEFINLGIFECMAALIWKGLKNRRWLSHDQNIYIPYYAAHIIGSYTMNMEEFAERAIHAGVIPPLVELLRGRLTWVEQRVAVRALGHLATYSSTFPAVASHGEVLELAIQLASSSLEIVYSHFYQSVDRRISYHCDLLTRGMGGVEMESRKAEEWASQLQCWSLQLINCFAFKPEFLFDICKPEFLVKLPGMWGGLVNENSPAGIGLLRTICQHKLGRGPVANCPGIIEALCNIARSSDDWQYMAIDCLLWLLQDQSTSNKVIDKAAPALTDLAEISTLGDHKRLGDTIVSVLQERCQAQGTTRNYVSSHTKEQIDELLGSRQRLKWEKSMPKEDIQIKQAAALVVKLEGNSLFSSGDISGAASKYSEALALCPMKSKKERVVLYSNRAQCHLLLQQPLAAISDATRALCLHNPPNRHAKSLWRRAQAYDMLGLVKESLLDAILFINECSQSTDPDLSLRHNKVPDYAERLVKKQMHAAWLFREAAVKHGGIHTEEGAGDTYGPEADDSEWETASESDIENDGRDADDDEENDNIRKDMYDKSTTKDLVHGYNMLLAEDEST; from the exons ATGGATAAGATTCCACCAGACTGCCCCTACCCAGGTTGCTTCTTTTGTGTCATGAAGGAAGGCAATCCCAGCAAGCGTAGGACGAGCATTCTGAAGTTCTTCAGGGAGCTTCCATCGCAGGATGATGATGGCCAAGTTCTCCCTATAAGCGGCCTCTGGAACACTGCCATGGCTCATCCAAATGACCCAGAGTTCATTAACTTGGGAATATTTGAATGCATGGCAGCATTAATATGGAAGGGCTTAAAGAACAGGCGCTGGCTTTCACATGACCAGAACATATATATCCCATACTATGCAGCTCATATAATAGGATCCTACACAATGAATATGGAGGAATTTGCTGAAAGGGCAATTCATGCAGGCGTCATTCCTCCCTTGGTTGAGCTTTTGAGAGGTAGACTGACCTGGGTGGAACAAAGGGTAGCAGTCAGGGCACTTGGGCACCTGGCAACTTATTCTAGTACTTTTCCTGCAGTTGCAAGTCACGGAGAAGTACTTGAGCTTGCTATTCAGCTTGCATCAAGTTCTCTGGAAATTGTCTATTCTCATTTTTACCAGTCTGTGGATAGGAGAATAAGCTACCACTGTGATCTGCTTACCCGTGGTATGGGAGGTGTGGAAATGGAGTCCAGGAAGGCAGAGGAATGGGCAAGCCAGTTACAATGCTGGTCTCTTCAACTTATTAACTGCTTTGCTTTCAAACCAGAGTTTCTGTTTGACATATGCAAGCCAGAGTTTTTAGTTAAATTACCAGGCATGTGGGGTGGTCTTGTTAATGAGAACTCACCAGCAGGTATTGGCTTGCTGCGGACAATTTGTCAACACAAGCTTGGCAGGGGTCCTGTTGCTAACTGTCCTGGTATCATCGAAGCACTATGTAACATTGCCCGATCGTCAGATGACTGGCAGTACATGGCTATTGACTGTCTTCTTTGGCTACTTCAAGACCAGAGCACTTCAAACAAG GTAATAGATAAGGCAGCCCCAGCACTCACAGATTTAGCAGAAATTTCCACTCTTGGTGACCATAAAAGATTAGGTGATACTATTGTTAGCGTCCTTCAAGAACGTTGCCAGGCACAAGGAACAACACGTAATTATGTCAGCAGCCATACAAAAGAACAGATTGATGAGCTTTTAGGCTCCAGGCAGAGATTGAAATGGGAGAAGAGCATGCCGAAGGAGGATATCCAAATTAAACAAGCTGCAGCATTGGTTGTAAAGCTTGAAGGAAACTCTTTATTCTCTTCAGGAGATATTTCGGGCGCTGCATCAAAATACTCTGAAGCTTTGGCATTGTGTCCGATGAAGTCCAAAAAGGAAAGAGTTGTACTGTACAGCAATAGGGCTCAGTGTCATCTTCTTTTGCAGCAGCCACTAGCAGCCATAAGTGATGCTACACGAGCTTTGTGCCTTCATAACCCCCCTAATCGTCATGCGAAAAGCTTATGGAGGAGAGCCCAAGCATATGATATGCTTGGTTTAGTGAAGGAGAGCTTGTTAGATGCAATTCTTTTCATCAATGAGTGCTCTCAGTCTACTGATCCTGACCTTTCTTTAAGGCACAATAAAGTTCCTGATTATGCTGAAAGGTTGGTAAAGAAGCAGATGCATGCTGCATGGCTATTCAGAGAAGCAGCCGTAAAGCATGGGGGTATTCATACGGAGGAAGGGGCTGGAGATACTTATGGCCCAGAGGCTGATGACTCTGAGTGGGAGACGGCTAGTGAAAGTGACATAGAAAATGACGGCAGGGATGCAGACGACGATGAAGAGAATGATAACATCCGGAAAGATATGTATGACAAGTCAACTACGAAAG ATTTGGTTCACGGATACAACATGCTGCTTGCAGAAGATGAGAG CACATAG
- the LOC103978040 gene encoding sugar transport protein MST1-like yields MADGSSADSGGRQTASVIITWVMAASGGLIFGYDIGISGGVTVMESFLKTFFPSVLSKMADAKQDEYCMFDSQVLTAFTSSLYIAGLASSLVAGRITKAVGRQGVMLLGGLTFLIGAAIDAAAVNIEMLILGRLLLGVGVGFTNQAAPVYLAETAPPKWRGIITTGFQLFIAIGVVAANLTNYGTSYISTWGWRLSLGLAVVPAAVIILGALFIPDTPSSLVQRGKLDEARVALRRVRGSIADVEVELIERSVEESSKMEEGAFRRIVHRRYRPYLLIGVAIPLFQQFTGIIMIAFFSPVLFRTLGFGSNTALMSAVILGAVNLASILISTFVVDRYGRKLLFMVGGAQMILCQVSVAWILGAKIGFDGQATLSKGYAVAVLVLMCAYAASYGWSWGPLSWIIPSEIFPVEIRSAGQSISVAVNLGITFICTQAFLAMLCSFKYVTFIFYAAWIVVMTAFVAFFLPETKGVPLESMGELWRRHWYWGRYLVDEHKHVGTP; encoded by the exons ATGGCTGATGGATCGTCTGCGGATTCCGGTGGAAGACAAACAGCCTCTGTGATCATCACCTGGGTCATGGCGGCATCCGGTGGTCTAATTTTTGGCTACGACATAGGGATTTCAG GTGGTGTCACGGTTATGGAGTCATTTCTAAAAACCTTCTTTCCCAGTGTTCTGAGCAAGATGGCTGACGCCAAGCAGGACGAGTACTGCATGTTTGACAGCCAAGTCCTCACGGCCTTCACTTCATCCTTGTATATTGCCGGGTTGGCCTCATCACTTGTCGCCGGCCGTATTACGAAGGCCGTTGGACGCCAAGGGGTCATGTTGCTTGGTGGACTCACCTTCCTCATCGGCGCGGCCATCGATGCCGCCGCCGTGAATATTGAGATGCTCATCTTAGGCCGTCTACTGCTTGGAGTTGGCGTCGGCTTCACGAATCAG GCCGCTCCGGTGTACCTGGCGGAGACGGCGCCGCCAAAGTGGCGGGGCATCATCACCACGGGATTCCAATTGTTTATAGCCATTGGCGTGGTGGCAGCCAACCTCACCAACTACGGCACGTCCTACATCTCCACATGGGGCTGGCGCCTCTCCCTCGGCCTGGCGGTCGTGCCCGCCGCTGTCATCATCCTTGGCGCTCTCTTCATCCCGGACACCCCCAGCAGCCTCGTCCAACGTGGAAAGCTTGACGAGGCTCGCGTCGCACTCCGCCGTGTCCGGGGCTCGATCGCTGATGTCGAGGTCGAGCTCATTGAGCGCTCCGTCGAGGAATCATCCAAGATGGAGGAGGGCGCGTTCCGACGGATAGTGCACCGCCGTTACCGACCGTACCTATTGATAGGGGTGGCGATCCCGTTATTCCAGCAGTTCACGGGGATCATTATGATAGCGTTCTTCTCGCCCGTCCTGTTCCGGACGTTGGGGTTCGGGAGCAACACGGCTCTGATGAGCGCGGTCATCTTGGGGGCCGTTAACCTCGCGTCGATCCTCATCTCCACCTTTGTAGTCGACCGCTACGGCCGCAAGCTCCTGTTCATGGTGGGTGGAGCTCAGATGATCCTCTGCCAG GTGTCCGTGGCCTGGATTCTTGGAGCCAAGATAGGCTTTGACGGACAGGCCACCTTGTCGAAGGGTTATGCGGTGGCGGTCTTGGTGCTGATGTGCGCATACGCCGCCAGCTACGGCTGGTCGTGGGGGCCATTGAGCTGGATCATCCCGAGCGAGATCTTCCCGGTGGAGATCCGGTCGGCGGGACAGAGCATCAGCGTGGCTGTCAACCTGGGCATCACGTTCATCTGCACACAGGCCTTCCTCGCCATGTTGTGCAGCTTCAAGTATGTCACCTTCATCTTCTACGCTGCCTGGATCGTGGTTATGACGGCGTTCGTGGCCTTCTTCCTTCCGGAGACCAAAGGGGTTCCCCTCGAGTCCATGGGCGAGCTGTGGAGGCGCCATTGGTACTGGGGCCGGTACCTCGTCGATGAGCATAAGCACGTCGGCACACCTTAG
- the LOC103977494 gene encoding sugar transport protein MST1 — protein sequence MAGGGFIIDGPSQDYGARLTASVIITCIMAASGGLIFGYDIGISGGVTAMESFLKPFFPSVLRKMADAKQDEYCIFDSEVLTAFTSSLYIAGLAASLVAGRFTKAVGRQAVMLLGGVAFLVGAAINAAAMNIEMLILGRILLGVGVGFTNQATPVYLAETAPPKWRGVFTTGFQLFIAVGVVAAGLTNYGTSHNSTWGWRLSLGLAAAPAAIILLGALFIPDTPSSLVQRGKLDDARAALRRIRDPAADVEAELKDIERSVEEASKMEEGAFRRILRRRYRPYLVMAVAIPLFQQLTGIIVIAFFSPVLFRTVGFGSDTALMSAVILGAVNLASIIVSTFVVDRYGRKLLFMVGGAQMILCQVSVAWILGAKIGSDAQAALPRGYAVAVLVLMCAYSAGFGWSWGPLSWIIPSEIFPVEIRSAGQSISVAINMGLTFVQTQTFLAMLCRFKQGTFAFYAGWVVVMTAFVALLLPETKGVPLELMSELWRRHWYWGRFLVDERDHVATPHP from the exons ATGGCAGGAGGAGGATTCATCATCGATGGCCCGAGTCAGGATTACGGTGCAAGGCTAACAGCATCTGTGATCATCACCTGCATCATGGCGGCTTCCGGTGGCCTGATTTTTGGCTACGACATAGGGATTTCAG GTGGTGTTACGGCCATGGAGTCATTTCTGAAGCCCTTCTTTCCCAGTGTTCTGAGGAAGATGGCCGACGCCAAGCAGGATGAGTACTGCATCTTTGACAGCGAAGTCCTCACGGCCTTCACTTCTTCCTTGTATATTGCCGGGTTGGCTGCATCGCTTGTCGCCGGCCGTTTCACAAAGGCCGTCGGACGCCAAGCGGTCATGTTGCTTGGTGGCGTCGCCTTCCTCGTCGGCGCGGCCATCAACGCCGCTGCCATGAATATCGAGATGCTCATCTTGGGCCGTATACTGCTTGGAGTTGGCGTCGGCTTCACCAATCAG GCCACGCCGGTGTACCTGGCGGAGACGGCGCCGCCGAAGTGGCGAGGGGTCTTCACCACCGGGTTCCAACTCTTTATCGCCGTCGGCGTGGTGGCGGCCGGCCTCACCAATTATGGCACCTCCCACAACTCCACCTGGGGATGGCGCCTCTCCCTCGGCCTGGCGGCCGCGCCGGCCGCCATCATTTTACTCGGTGCTCTCTTCATCCCGGACACCCCCAGCAGCCTCGTCCAGCGAGGCAAGCTCGACGACGCCCGCGCCGCGCTCCGCCGCATCAGGGACCCGGCCGCCGACGTCGAGGCAGAGCTCAAGGACATCGAGCGCTCCGTCGAGGAGGCGTCCAAGATGGAGGAGGGCGCGTTCCGGAGGATACTGCGCCGCCGGTACCGGCCGTACCTGGTGATGGCGGTGGCGATCCCGCTGTTCCAGCAGCTGACGGGGATCATCGTGATCGCCTTCTTCTCGCCCGTCCTGTTCCGGACGGTGGGGTTCGGGAGCGACACGGCTCTGATGAGCGCGGTCATCTTGGGGGCCGTCAACCTCGCGTCGATCATCGTCTCCACTTTCGTGGTCGACCGCTACGGCCGCAAGCTCCTGTTCATGGTGGGCGGAGCTCAGATGATCCTCTGCCAG GTGTCCGTGGCCTGGATTCTTGGAGCCAAGATAGGCTCCGACGCGCAGGCCGCCTTGCCGAGGGGGTACGCGGTGGCGGTCCTGGTGCTGATGTGCGCGTACTCCGCCGGCTTCGGCTGGTCGTGGGGGCCGCTGAGCTGGATCATCCCGAGCGAGATCTTCCCAGTGGAGATCCGGTCGGCCGGACAAAGCATTAGCGTGGCCATCAACATGGGCCTCACCTTCGTGCAGACGCAGACCTTCCTCGCCATGCTGTGCCGCTTCAAGCAGGGCACTTTCGCCTTCTACGCCGGCTGGGTCGTCGTAATGACGGCGTTCGTGGCCTTGTTGCTTCCGGAGACCAAAGGGGTCCCGCTCGAGTTGATGAGCGAGCTGTGGAGGCGCCACTGGTACTGGGGCCGGTTCCTCGTCGATGAGCGGGACCACGTCGCCACACCTCACCCATGA
- the LOC135606411 gene encoding transcription factor MYB93-like — protein MGRSPCCDENGLKKGPWTPEEDQKLVQYVQKHGHGSWRALPKLAGLNRCGKSCRLRWTNYLRPDIKRGRFSPEEEQIILNLHSVLGNKWSAIASHLPGRTDNEIKNFWNTHLKKRLIQMGFDPMTHRPRTDFFDALQQLIALAKLGELIGGRPLDDHAARLQAEAAQAAQLQYLQQLAAAAAMAGSSGTDHLSTITGADLETNSLLDSQMSSLLSIPSPTPLQDINGQTSDNPLLPELEIPCSMFDQPINSETNQSSNLTGFNLGDNSPGSPFMSPNSPLPPLTDVSIGSLVGGAYSASSCGNSGINPPSLWPDMLFDDPFMGDFA, from the exons ATGGGGAGATCCCCTTGCTGTGATGAGAATGGCCTCAAGAAGGGTCCCTGGACACCTGAAGAAGACCAGAAGCTTGTCCAGTATGTCCAGAAGCACGGCCATGGCAGCTGGAGAGCCCTCCCAAAGCTagctg GACTAAATAGATGTGGGAAGAGCTGCAGGCTAAGATGGACTAACTATTTGAGGCCGGATATCAAAAGAGGCAGGTTTTCCCCAGAGGAGGAGCAGATCATTCTCAACCTACACTCTGTTCTTGGCAACAA GTGGTCGGCGATTGCTTCCCATCTCCCAGGCCGGactgacaacgagatcaagaacttctGGAACACCCACCTCAAGAAGAGGCTGATCCAGATGGGGTTCGACCCCATGACGCACCGCCCGAGGACCGACTTCTTTGACGCCCTTCAGCAGCTCATCGCCTTGGCTAAGCTCGGAGAGCTCATCGGCGGCCGCCCCTTGGACGACCACGCTGCGCGGCTGCAGGCCGAGGCAGCCCAGGCTGCACAGCTGCAGTACCTCCAGCAGctggctgccgccgccgccatggCAGGTAGTTCAGGTACCGATCACCTTAGCACTATCACCGGCGCAGACTTGGAGACCAACAGTCTTCTCGACTCCCAGATGTCTTCTTTACTCTCAATCCCTTCTCCAACTCCTCTTCAAGATATCAATGGCCAAACATCCGACAACCCGTTATTGCCAGAGCTTGAGATCCCGTGCTCCATGTTTGATCAACCTATAAACAGCGAGACCAACCAATCCTCCAACTTAACGGGGTTTAACCTGGGAGACAACTCACCGGGATCACCATTCATGTCTCCTAAttcacctcttcctcctctcacCGACGTCTCCATCGGCAGCCTGGTGGGTGGTGCTTATAGTGCTTCCAGCTGCGGTAACAGTGGGATTAATCCTCCTTCCTTGTGGCCTGACATGTTGTTCGATGATCCATTTATGGGTGATTTTGCATGA